One window of the Torulaspora delbrueckii CBS 1146 chromosome 6, complete genome genome contains the following:
- the SEC5 gene encoding exocyst subunit SEC5 (similar to Saccharomyces cerevisiae SEC5 (YDR166C); ancestral locus Anc_8.357), giving the protein MSAFQVSDEQLLDLYHLKTLDPSTSWQEDSSLLVDLSRWRETEPNASDSYDILRDLVLQQQHSNKRETALMDPSLSNVSDPLNDQKMLPLLDRLGIPEHDRLKYLINSKRFDVKAFLRDIHKTDSFEQLSSSLDNLDKTLESQSEELKELVQTNFTRYVRIKNRLDEIYEQFSEKSNTGALNDDDNQLDVDRLSSKVDESITATTLKLKPMLKTSKRMSSYQATKAFIEENSEIFGAPKALRQCMEKNDYTGLMLEYSKVRELYGKLIQGFNFDEDSNGKPKVPVMAKKIWEAVEQIMDEYRQQTWNLLLSPEKEQTQQTFLRLISKLLDLKVDDNPIILWITTKLDSFEKQLTDVSAQSLLKLAQAQKSIIQNGTDSNDDDSAVVNGVDLTYYLSISQFLQETSSRSSVSPAISTFQGLTDSPILIESWLVYLRYVNLLEGICSKFIEFWEHVQKFLDGTYQASLVNDKKKDNILVGDLTAIDSHRELLQLEDEEKAEIRQRGDHFVNLFLQKLLSFFQSSQESLPHNEKIQKETGLPQDYGFIPPHSNALSCLRYLPKMAEPLLKSITELAQLGVSSKTINSSRYLASVLINRCVGAIAAAKLRDISNLYKLEDWTVYQTVLDSQHNEYGITHFPEIIRLFQTSCIRTTRDLLFAFEKLPVFNGISVVSYPSKQELTAAEIQQLISMEAVLEAILKNAAKDKDNPRNAHTILTLTNLQYIREVSFPEILQDFDEAFEYNLKNKNLELFTLLSKMESSIFGNYLSDLKINIRDILEVKFNEISWASYTSTSFRASDYIIEVLMLLVTIHSECFRMGPQLINRILKESQVFISKYLFEAFKPYIGNLSSDGLLQVTVDLQFFRRVLGSLLENDTKVTLAACLQNCFQNNTDRMERCIKETEPIVSANLTRTSTQFAAFR; this is encoded by the coding sequence ATGAGTGCATTCCAAGTTTCAGATGAGCAATTGCTGGATCTTTACCATTTAAAAACACTGGATCCTTCAACCTCCTGGCAAGAGGATTCATCGCTGTTAGTTGATTTGAGCAGATGGAGAGAGACTGAACCAAATGCTAGCGACTCCTATGACATCTTAAGAGATTTAGTCctgcaacagcagcatTCCAATAAACGTGAGACAGCTTTGATGGATCCATCACTGAGCAATGTGAGCGATCCTCTTAATGACCAAAAAATGCTACCCTTACTCGATAGGCTAGGAATTCCTGAACATGATAGGCTAAAGTATCTGATCAACAGCAAGCGCTTCGACGTCAAGGCATTCTTGAGAGATATTCATAAGACCGACAGCTTTGAGCAGCTATCATCATCGTTAGATAATCTCGACAAGACGCTAGAGAGCCAATCTGAAGAGCTAAAAGAGCTTGTGCAAACTAATTTCACGAGATACGTGAGGATCAAGAACaggcttgatgaaatttaCGAACAGTTTTCAGAGAAATCAAATACTGGTGCGTTGAATGACGACGACAATCAGCTTGATGTCGATCGGTTAAGCAGTAAAGTGGATGAGTCAATAACAGCCACTACACTTAAACTGAAGCCTATGTTAAAAACTTCGAAGAGAATGTCAAGTTATCAAGCAACCAAGGCCTTCATCGAGGAGAATAGCGAAATTTTTGGAGCACCCAAAGCTCTAAGACAATGTATGGAGAAAAACGATTATACGGGTTTAATGCTCGAATATTCTAAGGTACGGGAACTCTATGGAAAGCTCATACAGGGGTTCaatttcgatgaagatTCAAATGGTAAGCCCAAAGTACCAGTGATGGCCAAAAAAATCTGGGAGGCAGTTGAGCAAATTATGGACGAATACAGACAACAAACTTGGAACTTGTTACTTTCTCCCGAGAAAGAGCAAACTCAGCAAACGTTCCTAAGATTAATCTCAAAGCTTTTAGACCTCAAAGTCGACGACAACCCAATAATATTATGGATCACGACAAAGTTGGATAGCTTCGAGAAGCAGCTAACCGATGTCTCGGCTCAGTCGTTGCTAAAATTGGCACAAGCTCAAAAGTCTATTATACAGAATGGCACAGATTCTAACGACGACGACTCTGCTGTAGTCAATGGTGTCGATTTGACTTACTATCTTTCCATCAGTCAATTTTTACAGGAGACTTCATCGCGCTCCAGTGTATCACCGGCCATTTCAACGTTTCAAGGCCTGACTGATTCTCCAATCCTAATTGAGAGTTGGTTAGTGTACTTGAGGTACGTCAATTTGCTGGAAGGAATATGCTCTAAGTTCATAGAGTTTTGGGAGCATGTCCAAAAGTTCTTAGATGGGACGTACCAGGCGTCCCTGGTCAAcgataagaagaaggacaaTATTCTTGTCGGAGACTTGACCGCAATAGATAGCCACAGAGAGCTTTTACAActggaagatgaagagaaggcAGAGATCAGGCAGCGTGGAGATCATTTTGTTAACCTGTTTTTGCAAAAGCTTCTCTCATTCTTCCAGTCTTCACAGGAGTCGCTTCCTCACAATGAGAAGATACAAAAAGAAACTGGACTACCACAGGACTATGGTTTCATTCCGCCTCATTCTAATGCGCTAAGTTGCTTGAGATATCTTCCAAAAATGGCAGAACCACTTCTGAAGTCAATTACCGAATTGGCCCAACTCGGCGTTAGTTCTAAGACAATCAACAGCTCGAGGTACCTGGCTTCCGTATTGATAAATCGCTGCGTTGGAGCCATAGCTGCCGCTAAGCTCAGAGACATATCCAACCTTTACAAATTAGAGGATTGGACCGTTTATCAAACTGTTCTCGATAGTCAGCATAACGAATACGGAATAACACACTTTCCGGAGATCATCCGCTTATTTCAAACTTCCTGCATACGGACTACAAGGGACTTACTTTTTGCCTTCGAGAAACTACCAGTTTTCAATGGTATATCGGTTGTTAGCTATCCATCTAAGCAAGAGCTCACAGCAGCCGAGATTCAACAACTTATATCAATGGAAGCTGTTCTCGAAGCTATACTGAAAAACGCAGCCAAGGACAAAGACAATCCAAGGAATGCTCATACAATACTGACACTAACGAATTTGCAGTACATTAGAGAGGTTTCATTTCCAGAGATTCTGCAAGACTTTGATGAGGCTTTTGAGTATAATCTTAAGAATAAAAATCTGGAACTGTTCACCCTCTTATCTAAGATGGAATCCTCGATTTTTGGTAACTACCTTTCAGACCTGAAAATTAATATAAGAGACATTTTGGAAGTCAAATTTAATGAGATCAGCTGGGCAAGCTACACTTCCACTTCTTTCAGAGCTAGTGATTATATCATAGAAGTTTTAATGCTTCTCGTGACCATCCACAGCGAGTGCTTTAGAATGGGTCCGCAATTGATAAACAGAATTCTGAAAGAGAGTCAAGTTTTCATCTCCAAATATCTGTtcgaagctttcaaaccttACATCGGAAATTTGTCATCCGATGGTTTGCTTCAAGTTACTGTTGATTTGCAATTTTTTCGGAGAGTTCTTGGTTCATTGCTGGAGAATGATACAAAGGTGACATTAGCTGCATGTCTACAAAACTGCTTCCAAAACAATACTGATAGAATGGAGAGAtgtatcaaagaaacagagCCTATCGTTAGTGCTAACCTGACGAGGACTAGTACACAATTTGCTGCTTTCAGATAA
- the TRM82 gene encoding Trm82p (similar to Saccharomyces cerevisiae TRM82 (YDR165W); ancestral locus Anc_8.355) produces MALIHPLQSLISNSAGNLVFVVIKSSVLAFKCVDGQYSLVGRWTDDLASNETSKQSEDATTVKKLKDNEGQVVKKAESPAPGIAFSLQVRNLTLTHDESKLIACVDSDKSVVVFEIDEKDGANCLKLIKRQPFPKRPNAVTIAENGDKVLIADKFGDVHRISINQSEVVKSEEMEPILGHVSMLTGVTLAKNSQGQNFIITSDRDEHIKISHYPQCFIVDKWLFGHNEFVSSFCIPSWNPSWLFSAGGDDSIFAWNWEKGSKLSHFDFSDLIKPHLTKAHRGADRFQNEKKDVIECAVSRVLTCESIPFLAFFVEATKLLYVLEICPKSGALTLKQSIKFTHNIVSLSESHDEFCVTLDTSKSDDEEYVNFVEYDQETEDFMIDIAKSEAFNKALISSVKDDASVKADETDLYSLYGIISLKNMGNIIPDQL; encoded by the coding sequence ATGGCTTTAATTCATCCTCTACAGTCCCTCATTTCTAATAGTGCTGGAAACCTTGTTTTTGTTGTCATTAAGAGCTCAGTTCTAGCGTTTAAATGTGTTGATGGTCAATACAGTCTGGTGGGCAGGTGGACCGACGATCTGGCAAGCAATGAAACCTCTAAGCAGTCTGAGGATGCTACTACTGTCAAAAAATTAAAAGATAACGAGGGGCAAGTGGTTAAGAAAGCAGAATCACCTGCGCCAGGCATTGCCTTCTCTTTGCAAGTGAGAAATTTAACCTTAACTCACGATGAATCGAAGCTTATAGCATGTGTGGATTCGGATAAGTCTGTCGTtgtatttgaaattgatgaaaaagatgGTGCCAATTGCTTGAAGCTTATCAAGAGACAACCTTTCCCAAAGAGACCTAATGCTGTAACGATCGCCGAAAATGGCGACAAGGTACTCATAGCCGACAAATTTGGAGATGTGCATCGAATCTCAATAAATCAGTCAGAGGTTGTCAAGAGTGAGGAGATGGAACCTATCCTTGGACATGTTTCAATGCTAACGGGAGTTACTTTGGCTAAAAACTCACAAGGGCAAAACTTCATTATAACTAGTGACAGAGATGAACACATTAAGATCTCTCACTATCCTCAATGTTTTATTGTCGACAAATGGCTATTTGGTCACAATGAATTTGTCTCTTCATTCTGTATTCCAAGTTGGAACCCAAGTTGGTTGTTCAGCGCTGGTGGTGATGACAGCATATTTGCATGGAACTGGGAGAAGGGTTCAAAGCTTTCACACTTTGATTTCAGCGATCTAATAAAGCCACATTTGACCAAGGCACACAGGGGAGCTGATAGATTCCAAAATGAGAAAAAGGATGTTATTGAATGCGCAGTGTCTCGAGTCTTAACATGCGAATCTATTCCATTCCTGGCTTTTTTTGTTGAAGCAACCAAGCTTCTTTATGTGTTAGAAATTTGTCCAAAGTCAGGAGCTCTGACATTGAAACAGAGCATAAAGTTCACTCATAACATTGTTTCCTTATCGGAAAGTCACGACGAATTTTGTGTTACACTTGATACAAGCAAATCTGATGACGAGGAGTATGTCAATTTTGTTGAATATGATCAAGAGACCGAAGATTTCATGATTGACATTGCAAAGAGCGAAGCTTTCAATAAAgcattgatctcttcgGTAAAAGACGATGCATCTGTCAAAGCCGATGAAACAGACCTCTACTCTTTGTACGGAATAATCTCTCTAAAAAACATGGGGAACATTATTCCTGATCAATTGTGA
- the TDEL0F04800 gene encoding uncharacterized protein (similar to Saccharomyces cerevisiae YLR146W-A; ancestral locus Anc_8.356): MSRSELSTNSSAVGIASDDRLPSNDRTSSLSFKSEVSSSSVGELIRESQALQNEINSIFAELSDINRQVKIDIDEFCHIGLHSTSSMLNASRSN, encoded by the coding sequence ATGAGCCGATCAGAACTGTCTACAAATTCATCCGCTGTTGGTATTGCTAGTGACGACAGATTACCCAGCAATGATAGgacttcttcactttcGTTTAAAAGTGAAGTGTCTAGCAGCTCAGTGGGAGAATTAATTAGAGAGTCACAAGCTTTGCAGAACGAGATCAATAGCATTTTTGCCGAGCTGAGTGATATAAATCGGCAGGTTAAAattgatatcgatgagttCTGCCACATTGGATTGCATAGCACCTCATCGATGCTGAACGCCAGCCGTTCCAATTAG
- the SMD3 gene encoding mRNA splicing protein SMD3 (similar to Saccharomyces cerevisiae SMD3 (YLR147C); ancestral locus Anc_8.358) — MSSIPVKLLNEAQGHIVSLELTTGETYRGKLVESEDNMNVQLRDATVTGADSKVTRMNHVFVRGSQIRFFVVPDMLENAPLFKTGPQSRPTPPIRGPRKR; from the coding sequence ATGAGTAGTATACCGGTCAAGCTACTCAATGAGGCACAAGGTCATATAGTATCACTTGAACTAACGACTGGTGAGACATACAGAGGTAAACTAGTTGAAAGCGAGGACAACATGAACGTACAACTGAGAGACGCTACAGTAACGGGAGCTGATAGTAAAGTAACAAGGATGAACCATGTTTTTGTAAGGGGATCGCAGATAAGATTCTTTGTGGTGCCAGACATGCTAGAAAATGCACCACTGTTCAAGACTGGTCCGCAATCAAGGCCTACTCCACCAATTCGTGGTCCCaggaaaagatga